A stretch of DNA from Cryptomeria japonica chromosome 4, Sugi_1.0, whole genome shotgun sequence:
AGTTAGGTCatctagtggttttattatcttaatttaaccctaaccctatttttttcaccattacagagagagagggagtgagggAGAGCGAGGGATAGAGGGTGAAGGGAGGGAGACAAAGGGAGACAGAAGGAGACGGAAGTGAGATGAAGAGGGAAGTGAGAGGGAGAgggtaggaagagagagagagagaggggggggagtcATTAGGAACACAAAATTGGATATGTCCATTGCTTGTGTaaaaaagaaagagacaaaggtTTCTCAATAGAAGGAGGAGGTTTCTCAATagttccacctctatcaaatcatTTTCCTAATTCTAAAACTTTGTTACCCAATACCAATTGAAAAAAATACTATAAGGAAATTCTTATCTTCTTCAAAAATTATCTAAGCTTTTTATACTAGGGCATATGGTTGACTACATCAATATCAAATCCTATGATGCATCCAAACTTTAACATCTCACATATACCTGCAACAAGACCTAGATGTTCTAATTTACTATACCTTTTGAAACTACCTCATCAAATTTAATTACCAGACACATCTTTTCCTTTTGGTTATGTACATAACTGTAAAGGGTTTAACAACTTCATAAGATGCCTACTCCTAAAGAGCTCTCATAATTATATACAAACCTTCCCTGAACAGACCCTCTCCTGATTGAAGCCTATGCAAATAGTTGTTACTTGAGAGAAACGCCTTTTTCTTCATTGCTTCTGATAGTTATCAAGTTCCAAGAGACACATACATTGCAAACAAGTCCAATGGTATCTTGGGATCCATAGGGTTAGGATGCCAAGCAAATTTGACCTTTGTAGAAGCTTTTTTGAATAACTCTTTTAGTGAAAGGTTGTCAAGAATAAAGATTTCATTAGGCACACATAATTGGATATGTCCACTACTTGTGTGAAAAAGAAAGAGAGGGATGTTTCTCAATAGAAGGAGGGGAATAGTCCCTCTAAGCATTGTAGGAGGGGATTTGTTCCCCCTGGACATCCTTGTTAATTAATTTGGGGGTAAAACATGGCTATTAAAGACCCCAAAAATTTAAAACCAACAAAATGATCAATTGCCACATACTAACACATCTCTTCCCATCCAATCTCATTTGTCATTCTCATCCAACTCATTCAATGATCATTATGACTCAATCTTGTTTTGACGATTCCCCTTGTCATAACCAACCCAAAAATTCAGCCAATACTGATAATGATAGTCTTGTTGATCAAGATGAATATGAAATCAAACCCCTTGATGCCATCATCACTAGCAAGCTTTCCCTAAGCTTTCCACCACTCACCCATGCCTTTTGACCAGGGAATGGCTTACAAAGCTATCCCATCATGCCTCCACACATACCTATTGGTTACACTTAtgctacctttgacaagggaaatacaTCCCATTCCCTATCCATATCACAACGTTCATCCTTCTACAACACACCCATCACATCCATCCATATTCCAATTCCATTATCCCACCACAAATCCATAATCTTAATCCTACTTCTAAACATAAACCATAcaaatatttctctttataattctTTCAAAGACTCCTAACAAAAAAACTAAGCCTAAATCCCTAAGTTGTAAAATCTCACCACCTCACCTCACATCACCACCTAAGATTTCATTAACAAGACCATCATCCACCCAACACCTATCATTCCACTCCAAGATCCTAACAACATCCAACCTGAAATTTCCAGCCTTATATCCACCCAATTTAAAGATTCTATCCAACACTCCTCACCATCCATGCCTAAATAGAACCATGCCAAGAGCTTATTCCAAAGCATATTGAAACATACCCCCATCAAAATCAATATCCTACCATCCCATCTAATTTCTCTCATGATCCCTTTCCTCCTCCTATCTACACCTTTCCAACACCATCAGCTTATTCACTTGGTCCTCTTACCTCTGATCATGGCCATCCTCTTGCAACAAAAGAATAACTTATATCCATGTGTCACATACAAAAAGTCTTCGGAATGATAGGAGGAAAAACTTATGCATTATCAGAAGTATCAGATCTTCTGCTCAACTTCATTTTGACATGTCAAATGCTTTTCTTTACACCTGCTACGTATTTCACAAGTCACTACACCTGTCCCTTCACCCGATTTCTTAATGGAAAGGTGATGACCATCTGTCTATCGGCCATTCCCTCCAATTTTTCTCCTTTAAATTGAGACTACAAGACACATCACAGCTTTGTTCGATGCCCGATAAATGCAAGCCTCTACAGATATCTAGTTTTATGTAACACAGGTACCAGAGTTTAACTTTCAGTACTCTATACTGGTttctcattcaaattttgtttcacTGTGATCTTAGGCGATAGCAATCTCATAGCATTTCAATGGGGTTTCCATAGAAATATAGGTTTAGGAGCTCTTTGTTTTGTACTGTTTTTTCCTTGTAAAATTGTTGGGTGGCTAGAATTTTAATGGTTTTCAATACACTGTAGGGATGATTGCTAGTTTGATTGGTATAGATAGGGCTCTAGCATACACCGATAGTGTTTAGTTGATTGGATTCTTTTGGGTCATATTATTTTGACATAATTTTTCTGTAGGTTCAGTGGACTAGTAAATTTAAGCTTTCTTGGTGTATCAAGGCAAGTTAGCTGTGAACAACATAATTCGAGCTAGTGAAGTTTAAGTTGGTAAACAATTCAATATGGCACAGGAACAAGAGTTCAGGTTGGTATGTCCTTCTCTTAGAGAGGATGGAAGAATACCCAGAAAGTATACCGGCGATGCTCAGGGACCAAAGAAGGATATTTCACCACCACTTGAGTGGTATGGAGTTCCAGAAGACACAGTCAGTTTAGCTCTTATCATGGAGGATCCTGATGCGCCTGACCCAAATGATCCCATTGTTCCATGGACTCACTGGTATGTTCCTATGTTCTTTTTCTGAAATTCGGTCTTCAGACTCGTGTTTATTTTTGTCATTTAAGCTCTTTTTGCACCTAACTAATGGGCTTGGCTTTCGATTGCAGGGTTCTGATTAACATATCCCCTACACTTAAGAGTAAGGCTCAAGTTTTCTTGTTATGGCTTAGCATTGAATAGTGGGACTTGAACAGTAAATGTGTGTCTACTCATTTGGGTGACTGTGAATATGGAAACTTTCTAGTTTCTTACCAACATATTTGGGTGATTGTGTTTATGGGCCTTTAGTTCAATAGGCTATTATATGTTTAGGTGTAGAGTAAATCCACTCTCAAAATGATTTCTTAATTCAAGATTTTATGAATTAACAACTTTAGTTGAATATCATTGATTAGATTTTCATTTGACTGTCATGATCTAGAATTTCATGAATTCAGGTAGAtaatgatatttgtttagtttcCTCTAATTAATGGTGTTGAAAAAGCAGTGTGTTTTGATGAATTGCTATTTGCTCAAATTTGGGTTTTTCAGGTCTGCCAGAAGATTTCTCTCCCAAACATTTTGGGCAAGACAGTGACTATGCAAGTATAAAAGAGGGTGTTAATGATTGGAAAATTCCAGGTTACAGAGAACCCAACGCACCTGTTGGGGATCAGCGCTATGTAATAAGCCTGTATGCACTGGATGACACTTTAAATGTTGGAAATAAGGTTGGTATTCAAAGCCTGGAGAACCTTCATTTATTTTTTGATTTGAAGTACACTGATGGCTAGCTTTTACTATCAGCTTGTTTAGGATCATATTACACAATTCCCACTCCCTCAGGGTAAATTAAATGTATGCACCACAATGGTTTTATAGCAACAACCTAAATCGTCTTGGGCCAAATTGGCTTGTTGATTGGAGCCCTTAAACTTATGTTCTGGTTTGAAGTACACTGCTGGCTAGCTTTTAGTATCAGCTTGTTTAGGATCATATTACACAACTCCCACTCCCTAAGGGTGGAAGTAACCATTAAAATGTATGCACCTATAATGGTTTTATAGGAACAACCTAAATCATCTTGGGCCAAATTGGCTTGTTGATTGGAGCCCTTACAGTTATGTTTTGGTTTGAATTACACTGCTTGCTACCTTTTAGTATCAACTTCTTTAGGATCGTATTACACAGCTCCCACTCCCATCCATTAAAATTTATGCACCACAATGGTTTTATAGTAACAACCTAAATTATCTTGGGCCAAATTGGCTTTTGATTGGAGCCCTTACACTGCTGGCTACCAGTACCTTTTAGTATCAGCTTGTTTAGTATCACACAACTCCCACTCCCTAAGGGTGGAAGTATCCTTTAAAATGTATGCACCGCAATAGTtttagaggaacaacctcaatCATCTTGGGCCAAATGGCTTCTTGATTGGTTGGCTGTCTTAGCCCAAATGGGCTTCTTGATTGGATGTCTGTCTTAGGCAAATTGGTTGATTCTAATGGTGTCAAGAGTGTATCTACTTGTGTTTTATAAGGAGGGTCAAGTATTAGAATGAAATCCAATGGtttcagaggaacaacctcaatcaTCCTGGGCCTAATGGCTTGTTGATTGGTTGACTGTCTTGGgccaaattgattgattctaaaTGTCAAGAGTGTATC
This window harbors:
- the LOC131028082 gene encoding uncharacterized protein LOC131028082, translated to MAQEQEFRLVCPSLREDGRIPRKYTGDAQGPKKDISPPLEWYGVPEDTVSLALIMEDPDAPDPNDPIVPWTHWVLINISPTLKSLPEDFSPKHFGQDSDYASIKEGVNDWKIPGYREPNAPVGDQRYVISLYALDDTLNVGNKVTKDKVKEAMDGHIVGVAELVGHYRKERFTTGRDCYMPVGAPEPCGPGYPDVIKFSRRGNKTHPIYRGGAPDRLNK